Genomic segment of Veillonella parvula DSM 2008:
GCTCTTATTACAGAAGAAATTTTGCGCCAACGTATTAAAGGTGTAAAAAACGAAGCCGATGTATATATTACACCAGCCTTTCCTAAGTTGATTTATGTTCTTGATGAGCATAATGTAACACCAGATAGTTCATACTATTACTTAACTGAATTGGCAGCACAATGTACGGCTAAGCGCATGTACCCTGACTATATTTCTGCAAAGAAAATGAAGGAAAACTACTCAGGTAATGTCTTTAGTCCTATGGGCTGTCGATCCTTCTTATCTCCTTGGAAGGATGAAAATGGTGAATACAAGTTTGATGGACGTTTTAACATTGGTGTAGTAAGTTTAAACTTACCTCAAATTGGCATTCTAGCTCGCGGTAGTGAAGAACGATATTTTGAAATTTTAGATAAACGACTTGAGTTGGCAGAAAAAGCACTAATGCTTCGTTATGAATTACTTAAGGACGTAGTGAGCGATGTGTCGCCAATCCATTGGCAACACGGTGCTATTGCAAGACTTAAAAAAGGCGAGAAAATTGCTAAATTCTTGACTGGCGGCTATGCGACTATTTCCTTGGGATATATTGGTATTTATGAAGCAACTCGCTTAATTACCGGTGAATCGAATACGGGCGAGAAAGGTCGCGTTTTTGCGATGAAGATTATGGATCGCTTAAATGCAGCTGTTGATGAATGGCGAGTTAAACATAACATGGGCTTTGCATTATATGGTACACCTGCTGAAAGTTTAACCCATCGATTCTCTTCTTTGGATCGCGCTCGTTTTGGTATTATTGAGGACATTACGGATAAGGGTTATTATACTAATAGTTATCATGTAAGCGTACGAGAAGAGATTAATGTATTTGATAAGTTCTCCTTTGAATCTGAGTTCCAAAAGAAATCTACAGGTGGCTGTATTTCCTATGCAGAAATTCCTAATATGACTAATAATATTCCAGCTGTTTTGACTATGATTCAATATATTTATGATCATATTTCTTATGCTGAATTTAATACCAAGTCTGACTATTGTCACGAATGTGGCTTTGATGGAGAAATTAAGGTAAATGAACATAACGAGTGGGAATGCCCTCGTTGCCACAATACAAATCGCGATAAATTAACTGTTATCCGTCGTACTTGTGGATACCTTGGCGAAAACTTCTGGAATGAAGGGCGCACAAAGGAAATTAAAGATCGTGTAATGCACATTTAAGATTATTAGAGGTATAGTTTTAATAATTATCCTGTATATTAAGCATATTAAGATAAACTGTTATATAGATTAATATAATTATCATAGACATCTAATGATGTGGGTATGTTAATAGATACGATTTTAGAGTTCTAAATACGATAGTTTTAAATGGTAAAAGCTGTGCCTAAGGCACAGCTTTTACTGTATATATGAGAAATTGAAATATATCTATATAGTGTTGATTAAAGTTGATAGGCACTACTATGGAGGTTATGATGAGATATGGGCAAATAAGACAATATGATATTGCCAATGGAGAAGGGATTCGTACATCTATATTTGTAACAGGTTGTACACATTGTTGTTATAATTGTTTTAATGAAGAATACCAAGATTTTAA
This window contains:
- the nrdD gene encoding anaerobic ribonucleoside-triphosphate reductase, which produces MLQVIKRDGTKVPFDKNKIALAIEKAEHSSTGLYEEGLAQRIANEIEEYATKLQKDMTIYAIEDQVYYKLIEYHNPATARAYEGYKAVQAFKRRQNTTDDDVIGLLDRSNISVLDENSNKDAAIVSTQRDLIAGEVSKDIARRKLIPTDILEAHDSGAIHFHDMDYIIQPMFNCCLINLEDMLTNGTVINGKKIDTPKSFQVACTVTTQIIAQVASGQYGGQSINGIDRILAPFVRKSYEKILNNVIEEQVEIYGMEPNMEKAREIAWKRTRKEVKDGIQTIQYQINTLMTTNGQSPFVTLFMYFQPDYEYAKEAALITEEILRQRIKGVKNEADVYITPAFPKLIYVLDEHNVTPDSSYYYLTELAAQCTAKRMYPDYISAKKMKENYSGNVFSPMGCRSFLSPWKDENGEYKFDGRFNIGVVSLNLPQIGILARGSEERYFEILDKRLELAEKALMLRYELLKDVVSDVSPIHWQHGAIARLKKGEKIAKFLTGGYATISLGYIGIYEATRLITGESNTGEKGRVFAMKIMDRLNAAVDEWRVKHNMGFALYGTPAESLTHRFSSLDRARFGIIEDITDKGYYTNSYHVSVREEINVFDKFSFESEFQKKSTGGCISYAEIPNMTNNIPAVLTMIQYIYDHISYAEFNTKSDYCHECGFDGEIKVNEHNEWECPRCHNTNRDKLTVIRRTCGYLGENFWNEGRTKEIKDRVMHI